One Siniperca chuatsi isolate FFG_IHB_CAS linkage group LG5, ASM2008510v1, whole genome shotgun sequence DNA window includes the following coding sequences:
- the rab11fip1a gene encoding rab11 family-interacting protein 1 isoform X2 produces MSLADQSQQWFPTSVQVTVHQARSLRIKGKNGTNDAYAIIQVAKDKFSTSVAEKCVDPVWKEEASFDLPLFHPGNAERCTLYVIVMHRAQVGLDKFLGQAVVNLLDLDDNNSHKKTDWFKLVDKSGKEDKARGEVLLDVQFMRNNMSASMFDLSMQDKPRSRISKLKDKVRGKKKDGFSDSASAIVPSVSQVLTDSETEADAQSLNQFPGAKKKSKLKTLFAPKSNLQRNISQSMSTLGTPSEKNSSLSGSRSSGLNVDSPEVKKKFKFLGHKRTGSSDSKVSQGPFSLLGIKSKQSTSDLNNLCINGSHVYTEEESKSGSTLSLNSSGQGSVEDVRKHTSDVSADSFKSVPVPSHSHESTDRAVLEQQRHQEEEKRRQAEERRIAEAKRLEEEEKYRVEIKRLQEEEERRCKEEQERKRRFLEDEARRKKQMEEEERRKQEEERRMLEAAENQRLEEERRRAEDQKRQEEASMSDRLSSLFGMIRKKEEKKEEVQQHTKVELPTLAPHSDSRDPNQPISHHSTNPSEDIPLSLDPQVSRNESPADQQKSSHNPQTSSAMVFLNRTAKVSAVKPRPHPVKPMSSVESQHPISTPALKEIKVRDSTPGKIQVADSVQSGPYTQLTQEELITMVVKQQADLSRKDAKIVELEDYIDNLLVRVIDEKPTILQSLNSAKPV; encoded by the exons ATGTCTCTGGCCGACCAGAGCCAGCAGTGGTTCCCTACGAGTGTCCAGGTAACGGTGCATCAGGCTCGGAGCCTGCGTATCAAGGGCAAAAATGGCACCAACGACGCCTATGCCATCATCCAGGTGGCCAAAGACAAGTTTTCCACCTCTGTGGCTGAGAAATGTGTCGATCCAGTGTGGAAAGAAGAGGCTTCGTTTGACCTGCCACTCTTCCACCCGGGCAACGCTGAACGCTGCACACTGTATGTCATAGTAATGCACCGCGCTCAAGTGGGGCTCGACAAGTTCTTGGGGCAAGCTGTGGTAAACTTACTGGATCTTGATGACAACAACTCTCACAAAAAGACAGA TTGGTTCAAACTGGTGGACAAGTCTGGAAAAGAGGACAAGGCACGAGGGGAGGTTCTGCTAGATGTCCAATTTATGAGAAACAACATGTCAGCTAGCATGTTTGACCTTTCTATGCAGGACAAACCACGCTCCCGCATTTCCAAGCTGAAGGACAAAGTCCGTGGGAAGAAAAAGGATGGCTTCTCTGACTCTGCTTCAGCTATTGTTCCCTCTGTCAGCCAGGTCCTCACGGACAGTGAGACGGAGGCTGATGCACAGTCACTCAATCAGTTTCCAGGAGCTAAAAAGAAATCTAAGCTCAAAACACTCTTTGCTCCCAAATCAAACTTGCAGCGCAACATCTCGCAGTCCATGTCTACTCTGGGGACTCCTTCCGAGAAGAATTCATCTCTCAGTGGCAGCCGCTCGTCTGGCCTCAATGTAGACTCTCCTGAAG TTAAAAAGAAATTCAAATTCCTGGGACACAAGCGAACAGGCAGCTCTGATAGCAAGGTGTCTCAGGGTCCTTTCTCCCTACTAGGAATAAAATCCAAGCAGAGCACCAGTGACCTGAACAACCTGTGCATCAACGGCAGCCATGTGTACACAGAGGAGGAGTCCAAGAGTGGATCTACGCTCAGTCTGAACAGCTCAGGCCAAGGGTCTGTGGAGGACGTCCGCAAACACACCTCTGACGTCTCTGCAGATTCCTTCAAAAGTGTGCCTGTTCCCTCCCACAGTCATGAGTCTACAGATAGGGCAGTACTGGAGCAACAGCGCCAccaagaggaggagaagagaaggcAGGCAGAAGAAAGGCGCATAGCAGAAGCCAAGAggctggaggaagaggagaaatacAGGGTAGAGATCAAGAGactgcaggaggaagaggagcgcAGATGCAAAGAGgaacaggagaggaagagacGCTTTCTTGAAGATGAAGCAAGGAGGAAGaaacagatggaggaggaggagaggagaaagcaaGAGGAAGAACGCAGGATGCTGGAAGCAGCAGAGAACCAGAGGCTTGAGGAGGAGCGTCGTAGAGCAGAGGATCAGAAACGACAGGAGGAAGCCTCCATGAGCGACAGGCTGTCATCTCTGTTTGGAATGATcagaaagaaggaggaaaaaaaagaggaggtaCAGCAACATACTAAAGTGGAGCTACCCACACTGGCTCCCCACAGTGACTCAAGAGATCCAAATCAGCCCATTTCCCACCACTCCACCAACCCGTCTGAGGACATTCCCCTCAGTTTAGATCCTCAAGTTAGCAGAAATGAAAGCCCAGCTGATCAGCAGAAATCCAGCCACAACCCACAAACCTCCTCTGCTATGGTCTTCCTCAACCGCACTGCTAAAGTGTCTGCAGTCAAACCCAG GCCTCATCCTGTGAAGCCCATGAGCTCAGTTGAGAGCCAGCATCCCATCAGCACCCCTGCTTTGAAAGAGATTAAGGTCCGTGACAGCACACCAGGGAAGATTCAG
- the rab11fip1a gene encoding rab11 family-interacting protein 1 isoform X1 — protein sequence MSLADQSQQWFPTSVQVTVHQARSLRIKGKNGTNDAYAIIQVAKDKFSTSVAEKCVDPVWKEEASFDLPLFHPGNAERCTLYVIVMHRAQVGLDKFLGQAVVNLLDLDDNNSHKKTDWFKLVDKSGKEDKARGEVLLDVQFMRNNMSASMFDLSMQDKPRSRISKLKDKVRGKKKDGFSDSASAIVPSVSQVLTDSETEADAQSLNQFPGAKKKSKLKTLFAPKSNLQRNISQSMSTLGTPSEKNSSLSGSRSSGLNVDSPEVKKKFKFLGHKRTGSSDSKVSQGPFSLLGIKSKQSTSDLNNLCINGSHVYTEEESKSGSTLSLNSSGQGSVEDVRKHTSDVSADSFKSVPVPSHSHESTDRAVLEQQRHQEEEKRRQAEERRIAEAKRLEEEEKYRVEIKRLQEEEERRCKEEQERKRRFLEDEARRKKQMEEEERRKQEEERRMLEAAENQRLEEERRRAEDQKRQEEASMSDRLSSLFGMIRKKEEKKEEVQQHTKVELPTLAPHSDSRDPNQPISHHSTNPSEDIPLSLDPQVSRNESPADQQKSSHNPQTSSAMVFLNRTAKVSAVKPRLAQSLVSEPAVCQTPSQSCPSPATSESTLSSVPSESPDTFSDLHLSLAPPNISQSPSGSPCGSIENLSCVGSSPTMADKKRRAPIPPSNPVHETKTGGNHIFVREIKNPAYVEADGSQQGKNISLPLPDYETLFPQKRHGVQGHTRWDHIIAEVNQRHRVTPPKFLGPEMSVDGPEEHEPSLRSSLQQESPVMRHYQTQPQETKPMSTKKVAAPAPPKSVTPPPPRSVADSTQRPSQNIAHQSLMRPNPSAVPGPVNTDASSRESLSVMSRDGARNVLHPSPAGTHAPRTSSHMDWDTTTPPNDQRKVQVPMNKEVPTAKPRQRVSGKEPVQQENSAVTPVVSDKNLNSDIQTLSSSSMSRVDKTGRQTKENVADFDPFPSTELLSKDPWAQLTQNPEADDIFTHSVQREQKLEVQRMTDDLDNIFSQEKPTDQFASFNGSDSDKHSEYRQKDEDSKQVSPAFQRRYSQKRKQIVPSTTHSDKTSKSRQEPAYKEKTTLTKANQGLSAKDVVNEPIALKLQADVKTPRNFYGGEDPFGTEPFAVTSASTPSEPLQEVMEEPASQAGGLSGGKTLLQAWVSPSEFQPVSAQNSNGGGLALTPRRPHPVKPMSSVESQHPISTPALKEIKVRDSTPGKIQVADSVQSGPYTQLTQEELITMVVKQQADLSRKDAKIVELEDYIDNLLVRVIDEKPTILQSLNSAKPV from the exons ATGTCTCTGGCCGACCAGAGCCAGCAGTGGTTCCCTACGAGTGTCCAGGTAACGGTGCATCAGGCTCGGAGCCTGCGTATCAAGGGCAAAAATGGCACCAACGACGCCTATGCCATCATCCAGGTGGCCAAAGACAAGTTTTCCACCTCTGTGGCTGAGAAATGTGTCGATCCAGTGTGGAAAGAAGAGGCTTCGTTTGACCTGCCACTCTTCCACCCGGGCAACGCTGAACGCTGCACACTGTATGTCATAGTAATGCACCGCGCTCAAGTGGGGCTCGACAAGTTCTTGGGGCAAGCTGTGGTAAACTTACTGGATCTTGATGACAACAACTCTCACAAAAAGACAGA TTGGTTCAAACTGGTGGACAAGTCTGGAAAAGAGGACAAGGCACGAGGGGAGGTTCTGCTAGATGTCCAATTTATGAGAAACAACATGTCAGCTAGCATGTTTGACCTTTCTATGCAGGACAAACCACGCTCCCGCATTTCCAAGCTGAAGGACAAAGTCCGTGGGAAGAAAAAGGATGGCTTCTCTGACTCTGCTTCAGCTATTGTTCCCTCTGTCAGCCAGGTCCTCACGGACAGTGAGACGGAGGCTGATGCACAGTCACTCAATCAGTTTCCAGGAGCTAAAAAGAAATCTAAGCTCAAAACACTCTTTGCTCCCAAATCAAACTTGCAGCGCAACATCTCGCAGTCCATGTCTACTCTGGGGACTCCTTCCGAGAAGAATTCATCTCTCAGTGGCAGCCGCTCGTCTGGCCTCAATGTAGACTCTCCTGAAG TTAAAAAGAAATTCAAATTCCTGGGACACAAGCGAACAGGCAGCTCTGATAGCAAGGTGTCTCAGGGTCCTTTCTCCCTACTAGGAATAAAATCCAAGCAGAGCACCAGTGACCTGAACAACCTGTGCATCAACGGCAGCCATGTGTACACAGAGGAGGAGTCCAAGAGTGGATCTACGCTCAGTCTGAACAGCTCAGGCCAAGGGTCTGTGGAGGACGTCCGCAAACACACCTCTGACGTCTCTGCAGATTCCTTCAAAAGTGTGCCTGTTCCCTCCCACAGTCATGAGTCTACAGATAGGGCAGTACTGGAGCAACAGCGCCAccaagaggaggagaagagaaggcAGGCAGAAGAAAGGCGCATAGCAGAAGCCAAGAggctggaggaagaggagaaatacAGGGTAGAGATCAAGAGactgcaggaggaagaggagcgcAGATGCAAAGAGgaacaggagaggaagagacGCTTTCTTGAAGATGAAGCAAGGAGGAAGaaacagatggaggaggaggagaggagaaagcaaGAGGAAGAACGCAGGATGCTGGAAGCAGCAGAGAACCAGAGGCTTGAGGAGGAGCGTCGTAGAGCAGAGGATCAGAAACGACAGGAGGAAGCCTCCATGAGCGACAGGCTGTCATCTCTGTTTGGAATGATcagaaagaaggaggaaaaaaaagaggaggtaCAGCAACATACTAAAGTGGAGCTACCCACACTGGCTCCCCACAGTGACTCAAGAGATCCAAATCAGCCCATTTCCCACCACTCCACCAACCCGTCTGAGGACATTCCCCTCAGTTTAGATCCTCAAGTTAGCAGAAATGAAAGCCCAGCTGATCAGCAGAAATCCAGCCACAACCCACAAACCTCCTCTGCTATGGTCTTCCTCAACCGCACTGCTAAAGTGTCTGCAGTCAAACCCAG ATTGGCTCAATCTCTGGTGTCTGAACCTGCTGTCTGCCAAACCCCCAGTCAGTCGTGTCCTTCCCCAGCCACCTCTGAGTCCACCCTCTCTAGTGTCCCATCTGAGTCCCCTGATACTTTCTCCGACCTCCACTTATCCCTGGCTCCACCAAACATAAGTCAAAGCCCATCTGGTTCCCCTTGTGGCAGCATAGAGAATTTGTCCTGTGTGGGATCTTCACCCACCATGGCGGATAAGAAGAGAAGAGCACCCATTCCACCTTCAAATCCAGTACACGAGACCAAAACTGGAggaaatcacatttttgtcagaGAGATCAAGAACCCTGCATACGTAGAGGCAGATGGATCGCAGCAAGGCAAAAACATTTCTCTACCACTTCCTGATTATGAAACCCTGTTTCCTCAGAAGAGACACGGAGTGCAAGGGCACACTCGATGGGACCACATAATCGCTGAGGTCAATCAGAGACACAGGGTCACTCCACCTAAATTTCTGGGTCCAGAGATGAGTGTGGATGGTCCAGAGGAGCATGAACCCAGTCTTAGGTCTTCACTCCAACAGGAGAGTCCTGTTATGAGGCATTATCAAACACAACCTCAGGAGACCAAGCCTATGTCAACAAAAAAAGTAGCCGCTCCAGCTCCCCCTAAATCAGTCACACCTCCACCCCCTCGATCAGTAGCAGATTCCACTCAAAGACCGAGCCAAAATATTGCTCACCAATCTCTCATGAGGCCTAATCCGTCTGCAGTCCCAGGACCTGTAAACACTGATGCTTCAAGCAGAGAAAGTCTCTCAGTAATGTCCAGGGATGGAGCAAGGAATGTGTTACACCCGTCACCTGCAGGAACACATGCACCCAGAACATCTAGCCATATGGACTGGGATACTACAACACCACCAAATGATCAAAGAAAAGTGCAAGTCCCTATGAACAAAGAGGTACCCACAGCCAAACCCAGACAGAGGGTTAGTGGCAAAGAGCCAGTACAGCAAGAAAATTCTGCTGTAACACCAGTAGTCTCTGACAAAAATCTGAACAGTGACATCCAAACATTATCTAGTTCAAGTATGAGCAGAGTGGAcaaaacaggcaggcagacaaaggAGAACGTTGCAGATTTTGACCCATTCCCCAGTACTGAGCTTCTTTCCAAAGACCCATGGGCACAGCTGACGCAGAACCCAGAAGCAGATGACATTTTTACCCACAGTGTACAGAGAGAGCAGAAACTAGAAGTTCAGCGAATGACAGATGATCTTGATAACATTTTTAGTCAAGAGAAACCAACAGATCAATTTGCTAGTTTTAATGGCAGTGATTCAGACAAACACAGTGAGTACAGGCAAAAAGATGAAGATTCAAAGCAAGTCAGTCCTGCTTTCCAAAGAAGGTATTCACAGAAACGAAAACAGATTGTTCCGTCCACAACTCACTCCGATAAGACTTCCAAGTCTCGACAAGAACCCgcatataaagaaaaaacaaccttAACCAAAGCTAATCAAGGCCTCTCCGCAAAAGACGTCGTGAATGAGCCAATCGCACTGAAGCTTCAAGCTGATGTGAAAACACCAAGAAATTTTTATGGAGGAGAGGATCCATTTGGAACTGAACCTTTTGCTGTAACCTCTGCCTCGACCCCATCAGAGCCCCTCCAGGAAGTTATGGAAGAACCAGCATCTCAGGCAGGAGGTTTGTCTGGGGGAAAGACACTTTTGCAAGCGTGGGTCTCACCCTCTGAGTTTCAGCCTGTCAGTGCTCAGAATAGCAATGGAGGTGGGCTAGCCTTAACTCCACGCAG GCCTCATCCTGTGAAGCCCATGAGCTCAGTTGAGAGCCAGCATCCCATCAGCACCCCTGCTTTGAAAGAGATTAAGGTCCGTGACAGCACACCAGGGAAGATTCAG